Below is a genomic region from Gemmatimonadaceae bacterium.
TGCACCTGCGCATAGATGCAGATGTCACGCATTGGCCGCTCCGGCGTGCGCCGCGATAGCCCGTTGATACACCGCTTCGACCCGCCGCGCCGGTTCGCCAAGGGAGAACCGCGGGCCCGCCACCTCGTCGCGCCCGCGCACGGCGAGTTGGTCGCGCAAGTCGCGGTGGCCCAGGAGGCCGACCACGGTGCGCGTCATCTCGTCGAGATCCCAGAAGTCGATCTTGATGGCATGCGTCAGCACCTCGGCGACGCCGGCGGTCGGCGGCACGATACACGGCGTGCCGGCCCGGAGACTCTCGAGCGCGACCAGTCCGAACGGTTCGCTCACCGACGGCATGACGCACACGGTGGCCATCTGGAACGCCCGATCCACCTCGACACCAGCCACGGCGCCCGCGAAGTGGACCCGATGCGCGATGCCCATTTCGGCCGCGCGCGTGACCATCCGCGGCACCAGATCACCGGTGCCGGCGACCACGAAGTGGGCCTCCGGGACGAGGGCGGCGACCCGGCCGGCGACATCGAGAAAGTACTCCGGACCCTTCTGCCGCGTGACGCGCCCGAGAAAGAGCACGATCGGCGCGTCCGGCGGCAGCGGACTGGCCGGTCCCGCGTCCCAGCGTTCGTATTCGTCGTCGATGCCCCAGTGGACCGCCGTGACGTGATCCGCGGGAACGCCATAGCGGCCGACGGCCTGCTGCTTGAGGGCCCGGCTGTTGGTGATGACGTGATCCGCAGCCTGGAGGCCGTCCCGCTCACGGGCCACGATCCACTCGTTCGCGCCGTCGCCCGCGCGATCGAACTCAGTGGCATGCAGATGGGCGACGAGCGGCTTGCCCGACACCGCGCGGGCGGCGACTCCAGCGGCGTAGGTGATCCAGTCATGCGTGTGGATGACGTCGTGCGGTTCGTCCTGCGCGATCGCTCCCGCAATGCCCGTCAGGCGGTCGACTTCCGCGAACAGGTTCGCGCCGTAGACCGCGGTGCCTTCCGTTCCCGCCAGGTGGGCACGCGACGTCAGGTAGAAGTCGCTCCCGCCGTACGGCTGCGCCGGCGACGGGATCCGGATGTGCCGGACCCGATGGCGCCCCCAAGTGGCGCTGACCAGTCGCAGACCGGCGATCTGCGGCTCGCCTACCGGGAACGGCACCACCAGCGTCACGGCGACGCCGCGGTGCACCAGGCCCTTCACCAGACCGACGGTCGCCGTCGCCAAGCCGCCGCTCAGGTGCGGAGGAAACTCCCAGCCAAACATGAGAACTCGTATCACAGGGCCGCTGCCTTTCAGAGCGAGAAGAGCGGGACGCCGCGTCGCCGCTGCACCCCAACGTGGCTTCACAACCGCCGATAGTGCCGGTTGGTTCCGTTTGTTTCCGAGCGGAACCATTCATCGGTGTCGTTGGTTGCCGACCACATGAAGACGCGAACGAACACTCCCGAGCACCGGCGCATGCGCGCGGTCAGCGAGGGCAAGGCCGATTGGCGGCGCTTCGGTCCCTATGTCAGCGACCGACAGTGGGGCACGGTCCGTGAGGACTACAGTCCGCACGGGACCGCATGGGACTACCTCCCTCACGACCACGCCCGGAGTCGCGCGTATCGATGGGGCGAGGATG
It encodes:
- a CDS encoding glycosyltransferase family 4 protein, whose amino-acid sequence is MFGWEFPPHLSGGLATATVGLVKGLVHRGVAVTLVVPFPVGEPQIAGLRLVSATWGRHRVRHIRIPSPAQPYGGSDFYLTSRAHLAGTEGTAVYGANLFAEVDRLTGIAGAIAQDEPHDVIHTHDWITYAAGVAARAVSGKPLVAHLHATEFDRAGDGANEWIVARERDGLQAADHVITNSRALKQQAVGRYGVPADHVTAVHWGIDDEYERWDAGPASPLPPDAPIVLFLGRVTRQKGPEYFLDVAGRVAALVPEAHFVVAGTGDLVPRMVTRAAEMGIAHRVHFAGAVAGVEVDRAFQMATVCVMPSVSEPFGLVALESLRAGTPCIVPPTAGVAEVLTHAIKIDFWDLDEMTRTVVGLLGHRDLRDQLAVRGRDEVAGPRFSLGEPARRVEAVYQRAIAAHAGAANA